gggtgtccttaatagagaggttctactgtatatgccaAGGAAAggaataacatacatgtatatctcccACCAACCAGTGTCAAGCATTGCTGAGCGCATGAAATTGACTTTTGAATCTTACAGGAGCAGATAGTAATGCCATCTTGGGCATTTTTGTTAACCTTGTTAGTAAAATAGTATACATCTTGTAGTTTGTGAAgaaaaagcaagatggcagcacttaatCACATTTGCCGATATCATTGATCAGAATCAAAGATCGATTGATCGATTTATTGATCCGTTTTTATTTGGCGCACATTATTTCACTCTTGTGGTTTCATCTCGTGAATCAGACTAACAGTGGTACCAATACCATTTAGCAGAGGGTTTAAATTGCCTGGTGACTTACTTCTATGCAGTCTcttaattttcaaaatacagtagaacccctttattaagaacaacctcgggactgagaagtgctgtcctttatggagaggtgtcctgattagagaggtcaaaatgaattgaaacaaccaattttggaccaaacctagtgtccttaatagagatgttgttcttaatagagaggtgtccgctaagggaggttcaactgtacttcAAAGCACCGAGTTATTGTTGTCCCTTGCAAAAAGGCTAGGTTGCCAAAGATGCTGTTTGCATGTATATTTATTGTCGTAGCCTTGGGATAGATATATTTATTGATCAACAAATACTGTCACTTGGGAGATCCGGATTGGAAGTACATTGTAGATCAATTCATAATTTATGGTTAACACTTAGCAGCAGTCGGAGTGCGGTTTGACTTGTGTTAGGGGTAGTTTAGAGAGTGTCCCTATTTTGTCCCTAAGGGTGtctttggcaagtcacttttgacaatgtttgataGAGGTTGTGTGAAACTGTTTTACTGGCCAGTTGTTTAATGAAGGTTCTGTTGTAACAGGCCACGTTGAGGTCTTGGGATTAAAGAGGCCACATTAACTGGCAGTGACGTCCATAGGTGGAGCTCCAGCTCCTCTTATGAATATGTAAGTCAAGCAATTTCGACTTTGACCGTATGGATTAAGAGATTTAGGCCAGTATATAGACTTATGATCCTTGAGGTCAGTGAACTAGGAATATTATAGGATGTTTATTTGGGACAAATGAAGTGGAAATGCTGAACAGGATATTGGGCCGGACATTGACCCAAATAAGATCAAGGTCTAACACGATATTTATCGGCTAATGTGTTTGATGTCTGGCGAGGTTATGATTGACCTGGTATCAGAACTCGGTTTTTAAATGTCTTTATTTTTGACATTTGATTGAACTGCCTGGaattcttctcttcttcttcttctgcgttcagaatttttgagatgcacgctagacagtcagtccATTATCATTAACGAACTCATCTGTCCTAGAGcattccaccacagagccccagagctttgtggtcagggtggtgtcctttggccagtattcctctctattcttcatcagtGAGctggtctgaagccacagagccccagggCTGTGTGGTcggggtggtgtcctttggccagtatttctctctattcttcattagggagcaggtctgaagccacagagccccagagctttgtagtcagggtggtgtcctttggacAGTATTCCTTTCTATTCTTCATGAGGGAGCAGgcctgaagccacagagcccagGGCTGTGTGGTCAGGGtagtgtcctttggccagtatttctctctattcttcattagggagcaggtctgaagccacagagccccagagctttgaagtcagggtggtgtcctttggacagtattcctctctattcttcatgagGGAGCAGgcctgaagccacagagccccagggctgtgtggtcagggtggtgtcctttggccattATTCCTCtatattcttcattagggagcaggtctgaagccacggAGCCCcatagctttgtggtcagggtggtgtcctttggccagtattcctctctattcttcatgagggagcaggtctgaagcacatgagctggagTCTGGTCTCCAGTTCTGCATTCAACTGCCTAAAATAAGCAGTcgcatatacagtagaacatctctattaaggacaccctcgggactgacaagtgctgtccttagtagagaggtgtcctgattagataggtcaaattgaatacaaaaacaaccaatttgggactaaaactagtgtccttaatggagaggttgtccttaaaagagaggtgtctgctaagagaggttccactctatTTGAAAAAGAGGCAATGAACTCTGAAACATGTCGTTATTATAATTGTAAATATAAGAATTTTTATTCCATTGTACTTTAACAGAAATTCAATTCCAGGTttatatttcatcatcaaacaGTGTTGACCTCACTGTGTCATATCATTCTTTGAGACTACTAATTTACTGGATTCAGGTTGACCTATTATTTTGTGAGAGTTTGGCCTACTCCCGATTGTCTGGTATCATATGGTATTGGCTAGATTTTACCAGTTTTAATAGGCCTTTCTGGTAGCCAGATACATTTTAACTGTCCCACCATGTGCTCTTTTGATCCAGTTACGTCTTGATTGGAATGCTTGTATTTTCTCCAGTCTCTGTTTGTGATCAACTGTGGCAGGTATAAAATTCCTCCCTTCACACCAAATTCAATCATGCCAAAATCGCTGCTTTTCCCATCAAGGCATTTCACTCTCTCTGTTGTAATACTATGAGGATTGGGAATGATTAGACCTTTTTCTGAACCTGAGAGTATTGGTGGTAGGTGGGAAGTttttagtacagtagaacctctctattaaagacaccctcggcactgacaaatgctgtccttaatagagaggtgtcctgattaaagaggtcaaattgaatgaaaaccagGCCAAATTAAATTACTCCCACGTTTACCCTAGAATACCCTACAGATACCTTACAGTACCCTAGCCAAGGGTAAATTTTGttacaaccaatttgggaccagaacaagtgtccttaatagaggggatgacctcaatagagaggtttccgctaATGGAGGTACCACTGTACTTGAAAAAATGTATGTCACTGTTGATGTCATGACCTTGGCCTTGTGTCAGCCCCATGAAAATCAATGTCCAGGCACGCTGGGTCAGTAGGCCCATGTCGGATTAAACGTGGACAAACTTCGTCTGCCAGAACAAATTCACGTGATCATGTTATGAATGAACTCATATCAGGCAATCATCCagacaaagaaattgacaaagacaCAATCTCTCTGCATCAAATTGTTATGtcggaaatttaaaaaattcacGCTGACTGCGATTTGAGCTGATGCAAGTGACAGACAGTGAATGGAGTCGGGAGGAGCCAGGCGGTAGATTAGGGCTGGGGGGATCAAGTATAAATAAACCAAACTCTTGTTTTAAAGTTGATGGTATGACTTAATACCTCCAGTACCCTAAAAAATGGAGCTGAAATTTTTCTGCCTCCCGAATTACATACTCTCAAAAGCATCATGGCAGAAACGATACCTCATTTTCAAGAGTGCAGCCAAATTCTTTTTATAGTGTGACACACACTTTCATTACTGTAAGATTCTCACTGAAATCAACACCATGTGCACCTCCTATTATAGCAATGGCCATCCACAGAAGACACTTCACCAGTTCTTCTTCTAAGGTTATCATTATCTTTCACCTTTGTTGTACTTTATATTGTCTTGTGCATTTTTTCACCATCGTTTCAATAACTCTGCGTTGCTTTTATCATATTTGTTACAAAATATCATCCAAAGGTTGAATTTAAAATCTTTTAGCAAAAAGTAATTTCACTGGATATCTGTTATTATTAAAGATGATCAAGGAATGAATCCAATTTTCCAGGTTTTCCTCGCCAACCGGTCCTCCCAGTGGGGCCTGCTCTACATGTATAGAGCATCCTTGTACTCCATTAAGTGTTTGATAGGCCACCTCCAGCAGAAACAGCAGTCACCCACCCCAACCCCTTTTGCTGGCAAACTTTTTATCCCCATCCCTATTGTTGGTATGCATGCATACACAACCCCATTCTGGTGTCTATGTGCCTCCCGCAACTTGAGTTCGAGGGAAATAAGGCACTCATACCCATGGGAAAACATATATAAAACGAGCTTGCatacttatatatttttgcagtGGGCCAAGACCAGGTTTAGTGGAGATCGGTTCGTTATTTTTGTGGCAATTGACCCGTTTAAGTAATTTTGACTTTTCCACCTTTGACCTTTTACttatgaccttgaactttgacTCACCGGTGTCGACCTAGCGAACCTACCAATTTTTCGTGTAATGGCCGTGTTTTGACCACATGACTACGATTTTTTaccttatgaccttgacctttgaccatCCAGTGGCAAACTGGCATCAACCTGGGTGAATGTAGCAAGTTTGGTGGAAGACACTTCAATAGTTTGGTGgcaatttgcataatttgagccatacgaccttgacctttgaccttattACGTAgacctttgaccttttcaaCCCGTTGAGGGCAATGTGCGAGTCAAACTACAGGTACATAAGTTCCGTGGCAAACGGGCTGAGGACCAGGAGGGGTGGTGGAACAGACAAACAAAGCAGACAGACAGACAAGCTGTCCTAAGATATGACTGGAGTTTGGTATCTGAGTGCTTGGTTGTTGACAATATGCAATAATGGGCCTGTGGCAGGTGAAAGGACTGAAAAGTTGCGGCCTATCAGCCCTGTGCAATGCCTGTTTCCCCAACTGAAAAAACACCTCCTGTCCTGtcatgctttttagctcacctcttagcagaggtgagcttatcccataccgtggcgtccgtcgtccgtcgtcgtcgtcgtcgtcgtcgtcgtcgtcgtcgtccgtcgtccgttagcagggcacgtttcgtaactgttagagctattgagttgaaacttggtacacatgtacccttatgtaatgacaccttggagaccaagtttcggtccgattcgtttcatggtttggccaccagggggccaaacgttaaaagtgaaaatatgcaatatctcccttaatagtagtcgggaaattttgaaaaaaatatggtaggtacttctagcaaaggtgcatcatatatcctccgggtttttgatttgacctccttttcaaggtcacagaggtcaaatggtgtaaattggccgttaggatgtaacgatggcacgtttctaaattgcaatgactattgataccaaatttggtacacatttaccccttagtcaggtgatctcagggaccgaagtttggtccaatatgattcaccacttgaccaccagggggcaaaatccaaaaaccttaaaaatgtgattattccttaacttcttgcccgattgccaccaatttgatatcatgggtacatcttaccaccatacagtatatgtcacacaggtttttaatttgaccttcttgtcaaggtcacagaggtcaaatggcgtaaattcgccgtcaggccgtaactatggcacgtttcttaactgcaatgactattgatcacaaattaagtacacatgtaccccttggtcaggtgatcttaggtaccgaagtttggtgcgatctgatttgccgtttggcctctagggagggggccaaatcctaaattcttcaaaatgccattattcctagtaatgacttgcccgattggcaccaattttatatcataggtacatctaattctaacaaccattcaatgtgtcacccgggtcttctttgatttgacctacttttcaaggtcacagaggtcgaatgtactgtaaattggccattttggggaaattgtaattgcttggacctacatcaaacctaacactacatgacacaataccatgctctttatccatctttcctccacatgaggtgagcacaatggccctggccatttcatttttcacaaGGGTGCTCTACACCTGTCATCGGGAGCAACCCCAGGAGCTGGTTCTTACTTGGATGTAATGTCAGGGAACAAATTTCCAAGTGCTAAGTGGTGAGCGCATACTTCATACCGCAAGACGTTTTAGTCGTGGAGAGTACATGATGCAGCGTTGACTTTAGAATTACAAAAGATTTCAATTTCTATGTTTTGCTTCTTTTCAAGGTTTGATGATGATAGAAATAATTTCCTCGACATGCTCGAGTTGAAACGGTTAATGGAGAAGCTGGGCTCGCCACAGACGCATCTCGGTCTCAAGGCGATGATAAAGGAGGtcgatgaggatgaggatggcaTGATCAGTTTTAGAGAGGTGAGTAGCGCAACAAGGGGCTTTggtgaatttttaaaatcgaAAAAAGGGAATTTTTCTCtcaatgaaatttgaaatgagGGAGGAGGCTGTTTGGAATATGCATATCATATGGATTAGATTAGCTTGTTATAAGATGATAAGAGAGGGCTTTACTaagttgtcaatttctcttttcagttttGTTTAGTTTATAAAAAAGCTCAAGATGGTGAATTAGAATGCGAAGGGTTAAAAGAGTTGTGTGCCAAAACAGAGGTTGACGTGGACGAGGTTGGCGTCGGTGGAGCCAAGGATTTCTTTGAGGCTAAGGTAAGGCTATACCAATTATTTTATTTGTATAGCGGCCCCTCCTACattgattttgccattttttggaataaaaataaaattgagttttcagatatttttattttcagactACGTGCCTTAATGCCACAGGACAAATAGCAACCAGAAAAGAATAATATTGACACTTTTAAACATTGAccactttttaaaaaacattaaaaTCGGGCAGTATGAATGAGATTTCTAAAAGGAAAACATgacttttttctcaaattttatttttattcttcGCCCTACAGTTCATTCTGATGACAGAGTACTTTTATTGTCAAAGGTGTCTTCTTGCCAAGTTTTTATATTTATTCCTCCCATGCACCTACTTTTCTGTAAGgaaatcacactctgattataaACTGAATGTAACAGCTTTGATTTTTCCTTGTGGAAAACCAGGCATCTGGAAGGCTCTCTTTGGCAGCACTGGTTATAGTTCCTGATTAGCTCCATGTTCATTATTTGGTTTCCTTGTTTAAGGAGCAATGATTGTAAGAggcaagtactgtccttaagcGAGAGTGTCAATCACAGGTGCCTGCTTGGTTATAGAAAGCAGCCTTTTGTTATTGGTTGAGAATTCATCCTTTTCAACTGGCATTCAATCTTCCGATAATATTTTTCAGATTAAACAACAAACAATAGGAAATAAATTTGAGGAGGAAATAAAACAGGAGCAGGAGGAAAGGAAGCAGGAAGCGGAGGAGGCAAAAATACGGAAACAAGCTTTCAAAGAAAAGGCTGCACTATTCAATTGATCGATACCTGTATGTGACAGACTAAGATTCAATCCAGCGTCATTCTAGGGTTGCCGATCATGGGCAGATGTTATTTTCGATGAAGAAATATCACCCCTCAGGTACTGCTTCATTGAAAAAGACAGAATCAGTTCTTTTTGAAGATAAGTGGCTTCTGGATTGATTCCCATAGCTCAGCATTTGGTGATTAAAAGGAGGAATTGCTTTAAGTCTATAGCCTATATAACATTTTAAAATGAGGTTGTTGTACAAAAAATGATAACAAAGAGCATTACGATATGTTCTGTAATTGAGGGTTGATCTATATGCAGAAATTTATGATGTATCTTTAAAAGAAAAGTAGAGAGATTGCATTACGTCCTGTCTCTCCTTCGAGGTCCTTTGAGTAGGACAGGAATAAACAACGACAACTGATGATGTAATACACAGAAAGGGAATTCACCTCGGATGGGAGTGAGAATGTTGCGCAATCACTGTACCAGTAAATCTTATCCAGGAATAGAATGTGGTTAGCAGAACAGATTGAAGCTCTTGATTGATATCAACTGTTAAGGATTTTTTAGAGTGTAAATATATGAATGTTTTATAATCAGGGTCTATAATTATTGCATGCCACATTCTTGGCAATAAATTTTGTTCTCGGGAGGATGCTACAGAAGTTATGGATGCTGTAAGCCACATGATATCGCCATTTGCACCATGGGACTATGTCAATTTAGAGTATGCAATAGGCCTAGTGGTCACTGAGAAAAACATTGTTTTTCCAATATGATTATTTTGCAGCAGTGTGATTTACTTTGTGCCTTCACAATCAGCTATGAACACTTTGTTAAAAGTTATATGTATTGTCtgtaacaatacatgtacattgaaatcTATACACAGCTGGCACAGAATAGcactttttttgaaacaccctgtatatttttttaaatgtttgctGTGTCCTGTTACTTCTAAGTGTTAATTGTTGATATAATTGATGTTATTAATCATGTATGTGATATTGTTTACAAGCTGCCACCTCATTATGAAAGGGACAGTGGTTACATTGAATTAATGCAAGAATATATCAATGGACATCTTTTACTCCCCTCTTCAATTAGCTAACGACACAGTCATGCCAAAAAATGTTTAAAGGGGAACGCCgctcgtaattacttgtggtccagttaaataggaATCCACTGAtatacaatgccgtagtgcagttattgtgaatacaaatttgtttaaacttggtattcatagtatttgtatatcagtctatacacaacggcaatgttgaaatttatattcagcatgtattttcgcaattggacattttcaaaattcaattacaaattcaaatttttttatgaactgcgtacccctttaagtatAGGGTTAATTTGTCAGCCATTGAATGAACACAGCTGAAATAGGCTTGTTCGCCGTGACATGTCTTATGGCAGGATAGTCCTGATCGAATGTCGTCGCTTTATCATATTTAGAGGTTATCGTGTGTTGAATCCTTGAGGAGGGGGTGTACGAGAGTGACATTGATATGTGCCTGAATTAAGACAGTGATGGAACTAGGTTGATATATAGTAGTTGCTACAAGGCATTAGATGAGAGTAGTGAGTAGTGTAGTTCTGGCAAAGCTCAAAATAAGTGTGATATCCCCGGTTGAAGCTCAAGCTCAATGCTAGGGTCTTGTTGCTTGTGGTGCCAATATGCAGGAAGAATAGATCAGACTTCCctgtagtccaggtaacctcgaccctatccgccacGCTGCTGAGGGTCCCTATCCGCCGAGCAGCTGAGGGTCCaggaggcctcgttgatttacccgaggcaagccatacattttcagtgcatagaGTGGATGCACTGCCATAATACCCAACGGTCCGGTATTCCTGATTATTCACTTGGCACGAGGTTACCCATCTTTGTgaaaaacacgtgaccggacaccggaagccgacgccccaaatctagttcatgacgagtgaaatgccgcCAAGTACCAGTcactgtaatgagtgaatggaggagacagGTGAAAGAGTCTAGCCTCCCTGCTAAACCTATGATAAAAAATCCAACATATTGCATGCACAGTACCTGCCTGTTGGTCGCACTTTTCAGAACGTCCATCTTCAAAACGCAGAGGATATTAGTCAGAATCT
The sequence above is a segment of the Lineus longissimus chromosome 12, tnLinLong1.2, whole genome shotgun sequence genome. Coding sequences within it:
- the LOC135496732 gene encoding EF-hand domain-containing protein D2-like isoform X2, translated to MSETEELASKLARRNQINEGETPPPADCAKKPFNPYVEFPNFSRKEIKRIEKLFKSFDDDRNNFLDMLELKRLMEKLGSPQTHLGLKAMIKEVDEDEDGMISFREFCLVYKKAQDGELECEGLKELCAKTEVDVDEVGVGGAKDFFEAKIKQQTIGNKFEEEIKQEQEERKQEAEEAKIRKQAFKEKAALFN
- the LOC135496732 gene encoding EF-hand domain-containing protein D2-like isoform X1, producing the protein MSETEELASKLARRNQINEGETPPPADCAKKPFNPYVEFPNFSRKEIKRIEKLFKSVFERKRMEARSDPDVDDAEFDDDRNNFLDMLELKRLMEKLGSPQTHLGLKAMIKEVDEDEDGMISFREFCLVYKKAQDGELECEGLKELCAKTEVDVDEVGVGGAKDFFEAKIKQQTIGNKFEEEIKQEQEERKQEAEEAKIRKQAFKEKAALFN